The following coding sequences are from one uncultured Desulfobacter sp. window:
- the cobM gene encoding precorrin-4 C(11)-methyltransferase: MTKKYPIIFTGAGPGAPDLITVRGMKALQAADYILYAGSLVPEAVLTWAGDGAKKKSSAGMHLDEMVAVMADAWGKGLRVVRLHTGDPSLYGAIAEQMRLLDRRRIPYKVIPGVTAAFGAAAALKVEYTVPEQSQTLIFTRISGRTPVPEKESLESLAAHKASMAIYLSAGMAGKVQEILSRTYGPTAPVAVAYRVSHPEEHIFVTVVERLAETMAENEIRRLALILVGPFLRSETDARSLLYDRTFAHGYRNKD, encoded by the coding sequence ATGACCAAAAAATATCCGATTATATTTACCGGGGCAGGGCCGGGGGCGCCGGACCTGATTACGGTCCGGGGTATGAAGGCTCTCCAGGCGGCCGATTATATTCTTTACGCCGGGTCTTTGGTGCCCGAAGCTGTTTTGACCTGGGCGGGTGATGGGGCGAAAAAAAAGTCCAGTGCCGGTATGCACCTGGATGAGATGGTGGCGGTCATGGCTGATGCCTGGGGCAAGGGGCTTAGGGTCGTGCGGCTGCACACCGGCGATCCCTCCCTTTACGGGGCCATTGCCGAACAGATGCGGCTGCTGGACCGGCGCCGGATTCCCTACAAAGTGATCCCGGGCGTTACGGCGGCCTTTGGGGCGGCTGCGGCCCTCAAGGTCGAATACACGGTTCCGGAACAATCCCAGACCTTGATCTTTACACGGATCTCCGGCCGGACTCCGGTGCCGGAAAAAGAGTCCCTGGAAAGTCTGGCGGCCCATAAAGCCTCCATGGCCATTTATTTAAGTGCCGGCATGGCCGGAAAGGTACAAGAAATTTTGTCGAGAACCTATGGGCCCACCGCACCCGTGGCCGTGGCCTATCGGGTCAGCCACCCAGAAGAGCACATTTTTGTTACTGTTGTGGAACGTCTGGCCGAAACCATGGCGGAGAACGAGATCCGGCGGCTGGCACTTATTCTCGTGGGACCTTTTTTGCGGTCGGAGACGGATGCCAGGTCTCTGCTGTATGACCGGACCTTTGCCCATGGATACCGCAATAAGGATTGA
- a CDS encoding ArsC/Spx/MgsR family protein encodes MAQVTFYEKPGCINNTKQKKWLAAAGHDVTGKNILETPWTREELLLYFGDKPVADWFNRTAPLVKSGEVTPDTAGKEEALDLMLKNPILIKRPLIRVGDERMQGFATDAVHAWIGLDASEGNEAIVEELRKDNLGLCPMLAKETSCDEQKTS; translated from the coding sequence GTGGCCCAGGTTACATTTTACGAAAAACCCGGTTGCATCAACAACACCAAACAAAAAAAGTGGCTTGCCGCTGCAGGCCATGATGTAACCGGAAAAAATATCTTGGAAACCCCGTGGACCCGGGAGGAACTGCTTCTTTATTTTGGAGACAAGCCTGTGGCGGACTGGTTTAACAGAACCGCACCATTGGTGAAATCAGGAGAAGTGACCCCGGACACTGCCGGCAAAGAAGAGGCCCTGGACTTGATGTTAAAAAATCCCATACTCATCAAACGTCCGCTTATTCGCGTGGGAGATGAGAGAATGCAGGGATTTGCCACCGATGCGGTTCATGCCTGGATCGGACTTGATGCATCAGAGGGCAATGAAGCCATCGTTGAAGAACTTAGAAAGGACAACCTTGGCCTTTGCCCGATGCTGGCAAAAGAGACCAGTTGCGATGAACAGAAAACAAGCTGA
- a CDS encoding DUF1987 domain-containing protein, with amino-acid sequence MDTPNIAATEDTPLVKFDSEDRSLTIRGNSFPESTFVFYKPIISWLEGYLASDPPGVFVLNMDIGYYNSSSSKVYMNIFNLLNNKGAEGCAIVVNWYCDSEDEDAHEDGDEFRMGMESITFNIVSKDLS; translated from the coding sequence ATGGATACACCAAATATAGCAGCAACGGAAGATACGCCTCTGGTGAAATTCGATTCCGAAGATCGAAGCCTAACCATCAGAGGTAACAGCTTCCCTGAAAGCACATTTGTATTCTACAAGCCGATCATCTCATGGCTGGAGGGTTATCTTGCAAGTGACCCCCCCGGGGTATTTGTCCTGAATATGGACATCGGCTATTACAACAGCAGTTCCTCGAAGGTATATATGAATATTTTCAACCTCTTGAACAACAAGGGCGCCGAGGGTTGCGCCATCGTTGTAAACTGGTACTGCGACAGTGAAGACGAGGATGCCCACGAAGACGGCGACGAGTTCCGGATGGGAATGGAATCGATTACCTTTAATATAGTCTCAAAGGATCTCTCCTAA
- a CDS encoding diguanylate cyclase, whose product MKTEKILIVDDLKENLFVLKEALKSLYKIVTALSGEKALAIARGENPPSLILLDIMMPDMDGYEVCKRLKASPRTWNIPIIFVTAVKESVDEARAFSLGAVDYITKPFNPIIVQVRVENHLRLRRKSELLEQLAMVDGLTEIHNRRFFDDALANEWFRAKRGGRALSLLLLDIDLFKLVNDHYGHAVGDDCLRKIARTLADSLCRASDQLCRFGGEEFAVILPETETERALETAERLRSRVVALNYPHAYSHVADCVTVSIGVATLFPNGSNSKEDLIAIADASLYEAKAAGRNRVIASLPGKGQAGSCLRTPERMHSDCDRICFKNFTPRRVQMPFINIKLLEGALTDEEKEEVIRRVSEVVAEVRARPLPMEKVLSHTTCIIEEVPLNQWGIGGKVVPKSALSKKTE is encoded by the coding sequence ATGAAAACTGAAAAAATACTGATCGTGGATGATCTCAAGGAGAACCTCTTTGTCTTAAAAGAGGCCCTCAAAAGCCTGTACAAGATCGTTACCGCGCTCAGCGGTGAGAAAGCCCTGGCCATTGCCCGGGGCGAAAATCCGCCGTCCCTGATACTGCTCGATATCATGATGCCGGATATGGATGGGTATGAAGTCTGCAAAAGACTCAAGGCCTCGCCAAGGACCTGGAACATTCCGATCATATTTGTAACGGCGGTCAAGGAATCCGTTGATGAAGCCAGGGCTTTCAGCCTCGGCGCCGTCGACTATATCACCAAGCCCTTCAATCCGATCATCGTGCAGGTGAGAGTGGAAAATCACCTGAGGCTAAGGAGAAAGAGTGAACTGCTCGAACAGCTGGCAATGGTCGACGGCCTCACGGAGATTCACAACCGGAGATTTTTTGATGATGCCCTGGCCAATGAGTGGTTTCGTGCAAAAAGGGGTGGCCGCGCCCTTTCCCTCCTGTTGCTGGATATCGACCTGTTTAAACTCGTAAACGACCATTACGGACATGCCGTGGGTGACGATTGCCTTAGAAAGATTGCCCGAACCCTCGCAGACTCCCTGTGCAGGGCAAGCGACCAACTATGCCGGTTCGGCGGCGAGGAGTTTGCGGTGATCCTGCCCGAAACGGAAACAGAACGTGCGTTGGAAACCGCGGAAAGACTTCGAAGCAGGGTCGTGGCCCTTAACTATCCCCATGCATACTCTCATGTGGCGGACTGTGTTACCGTGAGTATCGGCGTGGCCACCCTGTTCCCGAACGGAAGTAATTCAAAAGAAGACCTTATTGCCATTGCCGACGCAAGCCTGTATGAAGCAAAGGCTGCGGGGCGCAACCGAGTGATCGCTTCCCTGCCCGGCAAAGGTCAGGCCGGTTCATGCTTACGGACACCTGAGCGGATGCATTCGGATTGCGACCGCATTTGTTTTAAAAATTTTACCCCAAGGAGAGTTCAAATGCCATTTATCAACATCAAGTTACTCGAAGGCGCCCTGACGGATGAGGAAAAGGAAGAGGTCATCAGGCGCGTTTCCGAAGTCGTTGCGGAGGTCAGGGCGCGGCCCCTTCCCATGGAAAAGGTGCTGTCCCATACTACCTGCATTATCGAAGAAGTTCCCCTGAACCAGTGGGGAATCGGCGGCAAGGTGGTTCCCAAATCGGCCTTGTCGAAAAAAACCGAATAA
- a CDS encoding SiaB family protein kinase — translation MTPYHKSAYEFHEELKSQGVFFFFNGTLSQNLLKDIIRNIHCRKELEIATRTQLNRIISIVIELLQNVTFYSSEPAKYCGNKNFCDIGDGILMIGRRDDAFFISCGNPVERSKVDIIRSKVERLSRMDRSEIVQFYRGQINQVRDEEGMGAGLGFIEIAKKSSRPLDITFDRVDEDRSYFSITSYV, via the coding sequence ATGACGCCTTATCATAAATCCGCATATGAGTTTCATGAAGAGTTGAAGTCCCAGGGGGTGTTTTTCTTTTTCAACGGCACCCTCTCCCAGAATCTGCTCAAGGATATCATCCGAAATATTCACTGCCGCAAGGAGCTGGAGATTGCCACAAGAACTCAGCTCAACCGGATCATATCCATTGTCATCGAGCTTCTGCAGAATGTGACCTTCTACTCCTCGGAGCCTGCGAAATATTGCGGCAACAAGAACTTCTGCGATATCGGAGACGGAATACTGATGATCGGCCGCAGAGACGATGCTTTTTTCATCTCTTGCGGAAACCCCGTGGAGCGGAGCAAGGTCGACATCATCCGCTCCAAGGTGGAGCGGCTCAGTCGTATGGATCGAAGTGAAATCGTTCAGTTCTATCGCGGCCAGATCAATCAAGTCAGGGACGAGGAGGGCATGGGTGCCGGCCTGGGATTTATCGAAATCGCAAAAAAATCGAGCCGCCCCCTTGATATTACATTTGATAGAGTGGATGAAGACCGTTCCTATTTTTCCATCACAAGCTATGTATGA
- the cbiE gene encoding precorrin-6y C5,15-methyltransferase (decarboxylating) subunit CbiE: MNEPVHVIGMGLSRADLTTAHLDLIKRADVLVGGKRQLSYFKETPALKKEISSPLTGVLDFIESNRGTGLVVVMASGDPLFFGIGKILITRLGADQVVVHPNVTSMAAAFARLKRPWQDAAWVSLHGRDNMFALAKIMEDKDLICVLTDPEKDPWIIKKQVDSHACAWQMWVLETLGTPDERIIPVDEQTDAALVFAQPNVVILQKGELAAPGGPLRLGCPDNWFVHEKGLITKASVRVLSLAALELAPDNILWDLGAGSGSVGIEATLFLPDGFVYAVEKNKHRIEQIRANVKRFAVKNLSAVQAQLPDGIADLPGPDRVFIGGSGKDLNQVLNVVVSVLKPLGRIVINTILMETLHLAVSVLEDKGFEVDITQAQISKSRKMPWGRRMEALNPVWVIAAQKGKP; this comes from the coding sequence ATGAATGAACCGGTTCATGTGATCGGTATGGGGCTTAGCCGGGCCGATCTCACTACGGCCCATCTGGATCTGATTAAAAGGGCGGATGTCCTGGTGGGTGGGAAACGGCAGTTGTCGTATTTTAAGGAGACACCGGCCTTGAAAAAAGAGATTTCAAGCCCTTTGACCGGGGTGCTGGACTTCATTGAGTCAAATCGGGGGACTGGGCTTGTGGTGGTAATGGCCTCGGGGGATCCCTTGTTTTTCGGTATCGGTAAAATTCTGATCACACGCCTGGGGGCGGATCAGGTTGTCGTCCATCCCAATGTCACCAGCATGGCCGCCGCCTTTGCCCGGCTCAAGCGGCCCTGGCAGGATGCCGCATGGGTAAGTCTGCACGGCCGGGATAATATGTTTGCCCTGGCAAAAATCATGGAAGACAAGGACTTGATATGCGTGCTTACTGATCCTGAAAAGGATCCCTGGATCATTAAAAAACAGGTGGATTCCCATGCCTGTGCCTGGCAGATGTGGGTGCTTGAGACGCTGGGTACCCCGGACGAGAGAATTATCCCTGTGGATGAGCAGACGGATGCGGCGCTGGTCTTTGCCCAGCCCAATGTGGTGATCCTTCAAAAAGGTGAATTGGCGGCCCCGGGCGGGCCCTTGCGGTTGGGTTGCCCGGACAACTGGTTTGTTCATGAAAAGGGACTGATTACCAAGGCTTCGGTTCGCGTACTTTCTTTGGCCGCTTTGGAGTTGGCGCCTGACAATATCTTGTGGGATCTCGGGGCAGGTTCCGGGTCCGTGGGAATTGAAGCCACCTTGTTTTTGCCGGATGGGTTCGTCTATGCCGTGGAAAAAAATAAACATCGTATCGAACAGATTCGGGCCAATGTTAAGCGCTTTGCCGTGAAAAATCTGTCTGCTGTTCAGGCGCAGCTTCCCGATGGGATCGCAGATTTACCAGGGCCGGACCGGGTTTTTATCGGCGGTTCCGGCAAAGATTTGAATCAGGTGCTCAACGTGGTGGTAAGCGTTTTAAAACCTTTGGGAAGAATTGTGATCAATACCATATTGATGGAAACCTTGCATCTGGCGGTATCGGTGCTGGAAGACAAGGGATTTGAGGTGGATATAACCCAGGCACAGATCAGCAAATCCAGAAAGATGCCCTGGGGGCGGCGCATGGAGGCGTTGAATCCCGTTTGGGTCATCGCCGCGCAAAAAGGAAAACCATGA
- a CDS encoding PAS domain S-box protein: MIILFLTLTMILVSLEPLSRSRHNIATQVETIVSKQAELYLQQTVKHQAETVGYAINQARSAVELAAIVLGREPLLEQTTFDEILKSLFLKGGDFCKYAFFIPTDQQRMYISGRPPLLPVPFEYIFPAAAKNQDRPLPHFDPVGPTKEAVQDIYSPVFRSGSFIGHIGVSISLPRLIGYFSAKQPVRGSSTFILDDRRILLAAPPHARIKLVQASVASQRSLIDLKKHCVAEAGGILEKMALGAENIEQVVLQNSYYLITYTPIKGSKWRLGILAPREIIAQASKQIKSFFSKEMHNLAIVLLIWISIALVFFLIVGNILSKHFTEPISKMARHAGKLKNGEFNQKIEIDRNDEVGDLAISFNSMANELERSFELMEQKIQERTMALSEANDALKDSEARYKSLSDAAFEGIIISQNGIILEVNKEACRMTNHQPSDFIGKRLTYFVPPEEIEKVEAFVLTGSEQTYETFGLRKDKSIFPIEISAKMITYKGKQGRVTAVRDLTDKKLAEEEIKTLQGIIPICMHCKEIRDDKGYWNKLEKYISEHSEVQFTHSICDECLEKLYPEDDDLG, from the coding sequence ATGATTATTCTGTTTCTCACATTGACCATGATCCTTGTATCTCTTGAGCCTCTTTCCAGAAGCCGCCATAATATCGCAACTCAGGTGGAGACCATTGTATCAAAACAGGCAGAACTTTATCTCCAGCAAACTGTGAAACACCAGGCTGAAACGGTAGGCTATGCCATCAATCAAGCGCGTTCCGCAGTCGAACTGGCGGCAATCGTTCTGGGCAGAGAGCCTCTTCTTGAGCAAACCACATTTGACGAGATACTCAAAAGCCTTTTTTTAAAAGGGGGTGATTTTTGTAAATATGCATTTTTCATCCCGACAGACCAGCAGAGAATGTATATCTCGGGCAGGCCTCCCCTCTTGCCTGTGCCATTTGAATATATCTTTCCAGCTGCAGCTAAAAATCAGGACCGGCCTCTTCCTCATTTTGATCCAGTAGGACCTACCAAGGAAGCTGTACAGGACATTTATAGTCCAGTGTTTCGATCTGGATCCTTTATAGGGCATATAGGGGTGTCGATCTCTCTGCCTCGGCTCATTGGCTATTTCAGCGCCAAACAACCTGTACGCGGCAGTTCTACTTTTATTCTTGATGATCGCAGAATTCTCTTGGCAGCCCCGCCCCACGCACGGATAAAGCTGGTTCAAGCGTCGGTAGCCAGTCAACGGTCGCTTATCGATCTGAAAAAACATTGTGTAGCAGAAGCAGGGGGGATTTTGGAGAAGATGGCCTTGGGTGCTGAGAATATTGAACAAGTCGTGTTACAAAACAGTTACTATTTAATAACCTATACGCCAATAAAAGGAAGTAAGTGGCGATTAGGTATTCTTGCTCCCAGGGAAATTATTGCACAAGCCTCAAAACAAATTAAATCTTTTTTTTCAAAGGAAATGCACAATCTTGCAATTGTTCTGCTCATCTGGATCAGTATAGCCCTTGTTTTTTTTCTAATTGTTGGCAACATCCTCTCAAAACATTTTACCGAGCCGATAAGTAAAATGGCGAGACATGCCGGTAAACTAAAAAATGGCGAATTTAATCAGAAAATAGAAATTGACAGAAATGACGAGGTTGGTGACCTGGCAATTTCTTTCAATAGCATGGCAAATGAACTGGAACGATCCTTTGAGCTCATGGAACAAAAAATCCAGGAGCGAACCATGGCGCTATCCGAAGCTAATGATGCATTAAAAGATAGTGAAGCGAGGTACAAAAGCCTCTCTGATGCAGCCTTTGAAGGAATTATAATTAGCCAGAACGGAATAATTCTGGAGGTCAATAAAGAAGCATGCCGTATGACAAATCACCAACCTTCTGATTTCATCGGCAAGAGGTTGACCTATTTCGTCCCCCCTGAAGAGATTGAGAAAGTTGAGGCTTTTGTATTGACCGGTTCAGAGCAAACTTATGAGACGTTTGGGCTGCGTAAAGACAAGTCAATCTTCCCCATAGAAATTAGTGCCAAAATGATTACCTACAAAGGAAAGCAGGGCAGAGTGACCGCTGTCCGGGATCTAACAGATAAAAAGCTTGCTGAAGAAGAGATAAAAACCTTACAGGGTATAATACCAATCTGTATGCATTGCAAAGAAATCAGAGATGATAAAGGATATTGGAATAAACTTGAAAAATATATATCTGAACATTCCGAAGTCCAATTCACTCATTCTATCTGCGACGAATGTTTAGAAAAACTCTACCCGGAAGATGACGATTTAGGATAG
- a CDS encoding ATP-binding protein encodes MTTTSLFSFEENVVSHTEIVLADSSLSFERLREEYSRLAANFKQLLNEHKRLIRMNDRQQNQMNRLNHDLKHAKEAAEAATNAKSDFLANMSHEIRTPMNAVIGLCLLILKTDLSPKQLDYINKVSASAHTLLGTINEILDFSKIEAGKLDFEDTEFSLVDLLKNLPDLFYSKCAEKKIRLSIDIDKQIPCCLVGDPLRLNQVLVNLTTNAVKFTLQGHIHVQALCVKKGEDRIRLRFEVKDTGIGMTKAQQELVFSPFTQADSSTSRKFGGTGLGLTICKRIVEMMKGRIGVFSSSGEGSTFWFEAEFSTACGAPADPCVLSEKTNSLKAGGPDIIPDSPSLEGAEVLLVDDNEINLQVSREIMEWGGIRVTTASTGMEALLKFTETLKGPRPFKAVVLDIQMPDMNGYEMTRKIRKLEMHVGSVPVPIIALTSHATKGYREKCIQAGMNDYVTKPVEVALLFNTLLRWIDPDTLSPPRIKGAPSRTREAALPLKDNDFPVHLPGLDISGSLPRLRGSTDLYLKLSTLFLENFRDLKQELQQGFEKEDIGKIEYRLHALKGAAGNIGALHLFAGADELETIIKEKRNKELAPALEYFNLCIDEVTASLRSLVDAVGESAPADHQCAEEGWKKVDIGVVGSLIKEIIELLEEDFDEVEKRISKLKTALGPCGESPEYTVILQSIDNFEMDAALVGLKKLSEKLDIRL; translated from the coding sequence ATGACGACAACATCCCTGTTCAGCTTTGAAGAGAACGTCGTCAGCCATACCGAAATCGTTTTAGCCGATTCCAGTCTCTCCTTCGAACGCCTCAGAGAGGAGTACAGCCGGCTGGCCGCTAATTTCAAACAGCTTCTCAACGAGCATAAGCGCCTGATCCGCATGAACGACAGGCAGCAGAATCAGATGAACCGTCTCAATCACGATCTCAAGCACGCCAAGGAGGCGGCGGAGGCGGCCACAAATGCCAAAAGCGATTTTCTGGCCAACATGAGCCATGAAATCAGGACGCCCATGAACGCCGTCATAGGCCTTTGCCTCCTGATCTTAAAAACCGATCTTTCCCCCAAACAGCTTGACTATATCAACAAGGTCAGCGCATCGGCCCACACCCTTCTGGGCACCATCAATGAGATCCTGGATTTCTCCAAGATCGAAGCCGGCAAACTCGACTTCGAAGATACGGAGTTTTCCCTTGTTGACCTTTTGAAAAACCTGCCGGATCTTTTTTATTCGAAATGTGCCGAAAAAAAGATCCGGCTGAGCATCGATATAGACAAGCAGATCCCCTGTTGTCTTGTGGGCGACCCCCTGCGGCTGAACCAGGTTCTCGTAAATCTGACTACCAATGCCGTGAAGTTCACCCTTCAAGGACATATCCATGTCCAGGCTTTGTGTGTGAAAAAGGGAGAGGATCGAATTCGTCTCAGGTTTGAGGTAAAAGACACCGGCATCGGCATGACGAAGGCGCAGCAAGAGCTGGTATTCTCCCCCTTTACCCAGGCCGATTCGTCCACGTCCCGCAAGTTCGGCGGTACCGGTCTGGGCCTCACGATCTGCAAACGTATCGTGGAGATGATGAAGGGGCGGATTGGGGTGTTCAGCTCCTCTGGAGAGGGCAGCACCTTCTGGTTCGAAGCCGAGTTCAGCACAGCCTGCGGAGCCCCTGCGGATCCATGCGTGCTGTCGGAAAAGACAAATTCCCTTAAGGCCGGAGGGCCGGATATCATTCCGGATTCCCCCTCCCTTGAAGGCGCCGAGGTTCTCCTGGTGGACGACAACGAAATCAATCTTCAGGTGAGCAGAGAGATAATGGAATGGGGCGGAATCCGGGTGACCACGGCTTCCACGGGAATGGAGGCCCTCCTCAAATTCACCGAAACCCTGAAGGGCCCAAGGCCTTTTAAGGCCGTTGTCCTGGATATTCAGATGCCGGACATGAATGGCTATGAGATGACCCGGAAGATCAGAAAACTGGAAATGCATGTCGGGAGCGTGCCAGTTCCCATCATCGCCCTCACATCCCATGCAACAAAAGGGTACCGTGAAAAATGCATCCAGGCAGGGATGAACGATTATGTGACCAAACCCGTCGAGGTGGCCCTTCTGTTCAATACCCTTTTAAGATGGATTGATCCCGACACTCTGTCCCCACCCAGGATCAAAGGCGCCCCCTCCCGCACCCGGGAAGCGGCCCTCCCCCTGAAAGACAATGATTTTCCGGTTCACCTGCCCGGCCTGGATATATCGGGAAGCCTGCCCCGTCTCAGGGGATCCACGGATCTGTACTTGAAACTTAGCACCTTGTTTCTTGAAAATTTCCGTGATTTAAAACAGGAGCTGCAGCAGGGATTTGAAAAGGAGGATATAGGAAAAATCGAGTATCGGCTGCATGCCCTCAAGGGGGCTGCAGGAAATATCGGAGCCCTACACCTGTTTGCGGGAGCAGATGAGCTGGAAACGATCATCAAAGAGAAACGCAACAAGGAACTGGCGCCTGCCCTGGAATATTTCAACCTGTGTATAGACGAGGTGACGGCATCCTTAAGGTCCCTCGTGGACGCCGTGGGAGAAAGCGCTCCGGCCGATCACCAATGTGCTGAAGAAGGATGGAAAAAGGTGGACATCGGCGTCGTGGGTTCGCTGATCAAGGAGATCATCGAACTTCTGGAGGAAGATTTCGATGAGGTGGAAAAGCGGATCAGCAAACTCAAAACAGCCCTTGGGCCCTGTGGCGAAAGCCCGGAGTATACCGTTATTCTTCAGAGCATCGACAACTTCGAGATGGATGCAGCCCTGGTCGGCCTTAAAAAACTTTCTGAAAAACTGGACATCAGGCTATAG